In Campylobacter massiliensis, the DNA window GGAAGACTATCACTTCGTCGCAAAACCAAAGGATGTGGTTTGGCTCGTGCGTGCAGATGACGATCGTCTTGCCGCCCGCAGCGATCTTTTTTAAAATTTTCCAAAGCGTGATTTGGTTTTTAAAATCAAGCGCGGACGTGGGCTCGTCAAGCAGTATGAGCGGCGTATCCTGCGCAAGCGCCCTAGCGATAAAAACTAGCTGCCGCTGCCCGCCGCTAAGCTCGTTCATCTTTTTATCCGCTAGATGCGAGATACCGATAAACTCCATCGCTTCGCTCACCGCCCTTTTGTCCTCTTTGCTAAAGCCAAACAGGCTCTTTACGTGCGTGGAGCGCCCCATCAGGACGATGTCTCGTACGAAAAACGGAAAATGCAGCTCGGTATGCTGCGCGACGTACGCGATGTTTTTAGCCATCCACGCGGGGCTTTTGTGCTTCGTGTTTTGCGAATCAACGTAAATTTCACCGCCTTTGATACTTAGAAATTTCATACAGCAGTTAAAAAACGTGCTCTTGCCGCTGCCGTTAGTGCCCAAAAGCCCGCATATACTGCCTCTTTTGATCTCGATGCTTACGTCTTCGAGCCCAAATCCGCCGTAGCTAAAGGATAAATTTTTCGTTTGCAGTATCATTTTAGCAGCTCCTTTGCCTTGCTTCTTAAAAGCGCGATGAGAAAGGGTGCGCCCACCAAAGAGGTTATGATGCCCACGGGAATCTCGGCCATCGCTACCGTGCGCGCGAGCGTGTCACATACGAGCAGATAGAGCGCTCCTATGAGCCCCGATAGCGGCAGCACCCATCTGTTATCAGGTCCGCTTATGAGGCGCGCTACGTGAGGCATTATAAGCCCGATCCACGCGATGATGCCCACATTTGCCACGCACACGGCGGTCATCAAGGTAGCGATCGTTATAAAGATAAGCTTGTATTTTTCGGGGTTTATGCCGAGGCTTCTTGCCTGATCGTCGCCTAGGCTTAGTAAATTTAACTTCCACGCAAGCGTGCAAAGCGCCAAAAAGCAAACTCCCGTGACCGAGGCGATCTCGCCTAGGCTTTGCCATTTGGAGTAGTACAGCCCGCCCATCATCCAAAATGTAATCTCTCTTAGCTGCGCGTCCTCGCTGACATATTTTACGATCGATACGCACGCCGAAAATATCGAGCTTACGATGACGCCCGACAGGATAAGTCCCACCACAGGCACTATGCCGCCGTTTTTTGCGAGCGTATAGGATAAAAACACCGCAAAAAACGAAAAA includes these proteins:
- a CDS encoding ABC transporter ATP-binding protein, with amino-acid sequence MILQTKNLSFSYGGFGLEDVSIEIKRGSICGLLGTNGSGKSTFFNCCMKFLSIKGGEIYVDSQNTKHKSPAWMAKNIAYVAQHTELHFPFFVRDIVLMGRSTHVKSLFGFSKEDKRAVSEAMEFIGISHLADKKMNELSGGQRQLVFIARALAQDTPLILLDEPTSALDFKNQITLWKILKKIAAGGKTIVICTHEPNHILWFCDEVIVFRDGRIVSKGSVAQVLNDELLAKIYGDVCTFERLAQKEVILPKL
- a CDS encoding FecCD family ABC transporter permease, whose translation is MTFKPGAFKSNLLFLFVLLGALLLCMIAALMLGDYKISIAKILDVLNLKIFDIPAAGISKMDQTVIFEIRMPRILTAVIVGFALSNAGAIYQACFKNPLVEPFILGASSGAALGAALAILFSGIFFNIALSAFAFSFFAVFLSYTLAKNGGIVPVVGLILSGVIVSSIFSACVSIVKYVSEDAQLREITFWMMGGLYYSKWQSLGEIASVTGVCFLALCTLAWKLNLLSLGDDQARSLGINPEKYKLIFITIATLMTAVCVANVGIIAWIGLIMPHVARLISGPDNRWVLPLSGLIGALYLLVCDTLARTVAMAEIPVGIITSLVGAPFLIALLRSKAKELLK